A region from the Aegilops tauschii subsp. strangulata cultivar AL8/78 chromosome 5, Aet v6.0, whole genome shotgun sequence genome encodes:
- the LOC109760229 gene encoding F-box protein SKIP19-like, with protein METDWSKLAQDALCLVFVKLGAVEVLMGAGLVCRSWLQAAKLPDPLWQSLDMERLHSKLSLKNKPTLRAMAKEAVDRASGRLEAFTAEWFVDDELLGYIASRSPSLRSLKLVDCSITNGVLMDLLDCCPYLEVLYVSDCCNIIIDGALLAKCGRISALTLIPFYYECCRLAW; from the exons ATGGAGACAGACTGGTCGAAGCTAGCCCAGGACGCGCTCTGTCTGGTCTTCGTCAAGCTCGGCGCCGTGGAGGTCCTCATGGGTGCCGGCCTCGTGTGCCGCTCGTGGCTCCAGGCGGCCAAGCTGCCTGACCCCCTCTGGCAGTCTCTGGACATGGAGCGCCTCCACAGCAAGTTGTCCCTGAAGAACAAACCAACCCTGCGCGCGATGGCGAAGGAGGCTGTGGACCGCGCCAGCGGGCGGCTCGAGGCGTTCACAGCCGAGTGGTTCGTCGACGATGAGCTGCTCGGCTACATCGCGTCGAG GTCGCCGTCTCTGAGGAGCCTCAAGCTGGTCGACTGCAGCATCACCAATGGTGTATTGATGGATCTCCTCGACTGCTGCCCCTACCTGGAGGTTCTTTACGTCAGCGACTGCTGCAATATCATCATAGATGGCGCCCTGCTAGCCAAGTGTGGCCGGATCAGCGCATTGACGCTCATCCCCTTTTATTATGAGTGTTGTCGATTAGCATGGTGA